Proteins encoded by one window of Vidua chalybeata isolate OUT-0048 chromosome 10, bVidCha1 merged haplotype, whole genome shotgun sequence:
- the LOC128792852 gene encoding uncharacterized protein LOC128792852 — translation MESLDTEVRARKTLGTVEYVESSGFAQGVLPTKKDVVQNMLYLLQPKRAGQAQRSKEDAAQLLAEHLQEHWLVCNLHTIATQNIKKLILKMYEEFTRLYQTRKQRQNQAFSERADRFNESSEKLFDVFCTDTQMRDKLEEYSGIKMTSIEWKFLEDQRSERKMYYEDFTEKQELKMMERRQKIQCLEHFRKLAREEKESSKAKEMKYKGEEQSDEGTSVDELYPADEENGGAPAFSLRGRRKRRCTAAAAGTDLPLEGEHIRMSIRRVRPGFYETVEKVKNC, via the coding sequence ATGGAATCACTGGACACTGAGGTGAGGGCACGGAAGACCCTGGGGACTGTGGAATACGTGGAGTCTTCGGGCTTCGCGCAGGGGGTGCTGCCCACCAAGAAGGATGTGGTGCAGAACATGCTGTACCTGCTGCAGCCCAAGAGGGCCGGCCAGGCCCAGCGCTCCAAGGAGGACGCGGCCCAGCTGCTCGCAGAGCACCTGCAGGAGCACTGGCTGGTCTGCAACCTGCACACCATCGCCACGCAGAACATAAAGAAACTCATCCTCAAAATGTATGAGGAGTTCACCCGATTGTACCAGACCAGGAAGCAGAGACAGAACCAGGCTTTTTCCGAGCGAGCCGACAGATTCAACGAGAGTTCAGAGAAGCTCTTCGACGTGTTTTGTACAGACACGCAGATGAGGGATAAACTGGAGGAGTACAGTGGGATAAAAATGACCAGCATCGAGTGGAAGTTTCTAGAAGATCAGAGGAGTGAGAGGAAAATGTACTACGAAGATTTCACAgagaagcaggagctgaagaTGATGGAGAGAAGGCAGAAGATACAGTGTCTAGAGCACTTCAGGAAGCTCGccagggaagagaaggagagcAGCAAGGCAAAGGAGATGAAGTACAAGGGCGAGGAGCAGTCGGATGAGGGCACAAGCGTGGACGAGCTGTACCCTGCGGACGAGGAGAACGGCGGCGCCCCGGCCTTCTCGCTGCGGGGCCGGCGGAAGCGCCGCTGCACCGCGGCCGCTGCCGGCACTGACCTGCCCCTGGAGGGCGAGCACATACGGATGAGCATCCGCAGGGTCAGGCCGGGCTTCTACGAGACTGtggaaaaggtgaaaaactGCTAG
- the SCLY gene encoding selenocysteine lyase isoform X1, with protein MGAGTEPAEAQCDSLEGRVYLDYNATTPLAPEVAQAMWDAMWQAWGNPSSSHPAGSKAKELISSARESLAKMLGGRPEDIVFTSGGTEANNMVIHSARRHFHDSQRGMGDSQGIPHIVTSSVEHDSIRLPLEQLGREGLAEATFVPVSPRSGQAEVDDVLAAIQPNTCLVSLMLANNETGVIMPVAELSQRICALNRRRAAEGLPRILVHTDAAQMIGKGCVDVQELGVDYLTIVGHKFHGPRIGALYIRSPGTATPLHPMLFGGGQERSFRPGTENTPMIAGLGQAAELVNKNWEAYEAHMRDVRDYLEAMLEASFGKQRICFNSHFKGSKRLCNTCNFSILGSGLQGRRVLAHCKVLLASVGAACHSEKGDRPSPVLLSCGIPPEVAQNALRLSVGRGTTRADVDRAVQDLMQAVEELERDQAP; from the exons aTGGGCGCGGGGACAGAGCCGGCGGAGGCGCAGTGTGACTCACTGGAGGG GAGGGTCTACCTGGATTACAATGCCACCACTCCCCTGGCTCCCGAGGTGGCCCAGGCCATGTGGGATGCCATGTGGCAGGCCTGGGGcaaccccagcagctcccaccctgcag GCAGCAAGGCGAAGGAGCTCATCAGCAGCGCACGGGAGAGCCTGGCGAAGATGCTAGGAGGCCGCCCCGAGGACATCGTCTTCACCTCGGGGGGCACggag GCGAACAACATGGTGATCCACAGTGCCCGCAGGCACTTCCACGACAGCCAGCGTGGGATGGGGGACAGCCAGGGCATACCACACATCGTGACATCGAGCGTAGAGCACGACTCCATCCGCCTGccactggagcagctggggagggagggccTGGCAG AAGCCACCTTTGTGCCTGTGTCCCCACGGAGCGGGCAGGCAGAGGTGGACGATGTCCTGGCCGCCATCCAGCCAAACACCTGCCTGGTCTCCCTCATGTTGGCCAATAACGAGACCGGGGTCATCATG CCCGTCGCAGAGCTGAGCCAGCGCATCTGTGCCCTCAACCGGCgcagagcagcagagggtcTGCCCAGGATCCTGGTGCACACAGATGCAGCACAGATGATTGGCAAGGGGTGCGTGGACGTGCAGGAGCTGGGCGTGGACTACCTGACCATCGTGGGACACAAG TTCCACGGCCCACGGATTGGAGCGCTGTACATCCGCAGCCCCGGCACCGCCACCCCGCTGCACCCCATGCTCTTCGGAGGGGGACAGGAGAGGAGTTTCCGGCCAGG CACTGAGAACACCCCGATGATTGCCGGCCTTGGCCAG GCTGCAGAGTTAGTGAACAAGAACTGGGAGGCCTATGAGGCTCATATGCGGGATGTCCGGGATTACCTGGAGGCCATGCTGGAG GCCTCCTTTGGGAAGCAGAGGATTTGCTTCAACAGTCACTTTAAGGGCTCCAAACGACTCTGCAACACCTGTAATTTCTCCATCCTGGGCTCAGGCCTTCAAG GACGAAGGGTGCTGGCTCACTGCAAGGTGCTCCTCGCCAGCGTCGGGGCTGCCTGCCACTCTGAGAAGGGGGATCG GccctccccagtgctgctgagctgtgggatTCCCCCAGAGGTGGCGCAGAACGCGCTGCGGCTGAGCGTGGGGCGTGGCACCACACGGGCAGATGtggacagggctgtgcaggaCCTCATGCAGGctgtggaggagctggagcgggACCAGGCCCCATAG
- the SCLY gene encoding selenocysteine lyase isoform X2, whose protein sequence is MGAGTEPAEAQCDSLEGRVYLDYNATTPLAPEVAQAMWDAMWQAWGNPSSSHPAGSKAKELISSARESLAKMLGGRPEDIVFTSGGTEANNMVIHSARRHFHDSQRGMGDSQGIPHIVTSSVEHDSIRLPLEQLGREGLAEATFVPVSPRSGQAEVDDVLAAIQPNTCLVSLMLANNETGVIMPVAELSQRICALNRRRAAEGLPRILVHTDAAQMIGKGCVDVQELGVDYLTIVGHKFHGPRIGALYIRSPGTATPLHPMLFGGGQERSFRPGTENTPMIAGLGQAAELVNKNWEAYEAHMRDVRDYLEAMLEASFGKQRICFNSHFKGSKRLCNTCNFSILGSGLQGGRAPVTSSTCSSRKQLSGQL, encoded by the exons aTGGGCGCGGGGACAGAGCCGGCGGAGGCGCAGTGTGACTCACTGGAGGG GAGGGTCTACCTGGATTACAATGCCACCACTCCCCTGGCTCCCGAGGTGGCCCAGGCCATGTGGGATGCCATGTGGCAGGCCTGGGGcaaccccagcagctcccaccctgcag GCAGCAAGGCGAAGGAGCTCATCAGCAGCGCACGGGAGAGCCTGGCGAAGATGCTAGGAGGCCGCCCCGAGGACATCGTCTTCACCTCGGGGGGCACggag GCGAACAACATGGTGATCCACAGTGCCCGCAGGCACTTCCACGACAGCCAGCGTGGGATGGGGGACAGCCAGGGCATACCACACATCGTGACATCGAGCGTAGAGCACGACTCCATCCGCCTGccactggagcagctggggagggagggccTGGCAG AAGCCACCTTTGTGCCTGTGTCCCCACGGAGCGGGCAGGCAGAGGTGGACGATGTCCTGGCCGCCATCCAGCCAAACACCTGCCTGGTCTCCCTCATGTTGGCCAATAACGAGACCGGGGTCATCATG CCCGTCGCAGAGCTGAGCCAGCGCATCTGTGCCCTCAACCGGCgcagagcagcagagggtcTGCCCAGGATCCTGGTGCACACAGATGCAGCACAGATGATTGGCAAGGGGTGCGTGGACGTGCAGGAGCTGGGCGTGGACTACCTGACCATCGTGGGACACAAG TTCCACGGCCCACGGATTGGAGCGCTGTACATCCGCAGCCCCGGCACCGCCACCCCGCTGCACCCCATGCTCTTCGGAGGGGGACAGGAGAGGAGTTTCCGGCCAGG CACTGAGAACACCCCGATGATTGCCGGCCTTGGCCAG GCTGCAGAGTTAGTGAACAAGAACTGGGAGGCCTATGAGGCTCATATGCGGGATGTCCGGGATTACCTGGAGGCCATGCTGGAG GCCTCCTTTGGGAAGCAGAGGATTTGCTTCAACAGTCACTTTAAGGGCTCCAAACGACTCTGCAACACCTGTAATTTCTCCATCCTGGGCTCAGGCCTTCAAG GGGGCAGAGCTCCTGTTACCAGCTCCACCTGCTCCTCAAGGAAACAGTTGTCGGGGCAGCTGTGA